A window of Streptomyces profundus genomic DNA:
GGACGACCGTTTCTGGAACGCGTTGATGAACACCTTCACCATCGGGGTGCTCTCCACGGTGCCGCAGCTGTTGATGGCGCTGGGCCTGGCGCATCTGCTCAACTACCGGTTGCGGGGTTCGGCGTTCTTCCGGGTCGCCGCGTTGGCGCCGTATGCCACCTCCGTGGGGGCCGCCGCGTTGGTCTTCACCATGTTGTTCGAGCGTGACTTCGGCATGATCAACTGGGGCCTCAGCCTGTTCGGGTTCGACCATATCGACTGGGAGAGCGAGAAGTGGCCGGCGCAGATCGCCATCTCCCTCATGGTGATCTGGCGGTGGACCGGCTACAACGCGCTGCTCTATCTGGCCGCGATGCAGGCCATCCCGCGCGACCGCTACGAGGCCGCCGCGATCGACGGAGCCTCCCGTTGGCAGCAGTTCACCAAGGTCACCGTCCCCGGCATCCGGTCCACCATCGTCTTCACCATCGTGCTCTCCACCATCGGCGCCACCCAGCTCTTCGGTGAGCCACTGATCTTCGGCCAGGGCGTCAACGGGATCACCGGCGGGGCCGAGAACCAGTACCAGACGCTGGGGCTGCTCCTCTACGAGGAGGGGTGGCGCAACTACCAGATGGGCCGGGCCGCCACGGTCGCCTGGGCGATGTTCCTGCTGTTGATCCTCCTCTTCGTGCTGCACCGGGTGCTGCGGCGCGTCCTGTCCCGCCGAGCCTGACCAGGAGCGTGGAGACCGTGACCACTGACACCGTCGCCCCCGAGGAACGCGCGGCCCGCCGCCGGCTGCTGCGTCCCGGTGCCGGGCGGCAGCACCACGCGGGACCGTTGGCCTATGTGCTGCTGGGACTGGCCGCCCTGCTGTCGCTCTTCCCGCTCTACTGGACCATGGTGGCGGCCTCGACCGACAACACCCGGGTGACGCAGAGCCCGCCGCCCTTTCTGCCCGGGCCGAACCTGTTCTCCAATCTGCGGGCGGCCTGGCAGGACGCGGGGCTCGGGCAGGCGATGGCGAACAGCCTGATCGTGGCCGGCGCGATCGCCACCTCCACCGTGCTGTTCGCCACGCTGGCCGGCTTCGCCTTCGCCAAGTTGCGCTTCCGTGGGCGCAACGCGCTGCTGATCCTGGTGATCGGGACGATGATGATCCCGCCCCAACTGGGCGTCGTCCCCCTGTTCATGATGATGAGTGAGCTGGGCTGGGGCGGCTCGCTGCCGGCGGTGATCTTCCCGACCCTGGTCAGCGCGGTCGGCGTGTTCTTCATGCGGCAGTATCTGAGCAACGCCCTGCCCGACGAGTTGGTGGAGGCCGCGCGGGTCGACGGGGCCCATTCGCTGCGCATCTTCTGGAGCGTGGTGCTGCCCGTCGCCAGACCGGCCATGGCCGTCCTCTTCATGATCACTTTTGTGCAGGCGTGGAACGACTTCTTCTGGCCCTATATCGCCCTGGACGACTCCAACCTCACGGTGCCGGTGGCCCTCACCAGATTGAGCGCGGGCTATGTCCGCGACCAGTCGGTGATCATGGCGGGGGCCCTGCTGGGAACGTTGCCGCTGCTGGTGATGTTCGTCGTCTTCGGCCGGCAGATCGTCGGCGGGATCATGCAGGGCGCCGTCAAGGGGTGAACGGGACGGCCGGCGCGCGCCGCGCCGGCCGTCCCCCCGGGGTCAGGCGGTCGAGCCCATCGAGAGGCCCGCCGTCAGCAGCAGCGCCATGTCCAGCGTCGCCACCAGCAACACCGTCTGGAACGCGACCCTGGTGTCACCCCGACGGCGCCCGAAGCAGAGGCCGACGCCGGCCGCAAGCGTGGTGAACAGGAGGACCAACAGCCGCAGGTCACCGCCCAGCCGGAGCGCGCCGACCAGCAGCAGGGCGGAGCCCAGCAGCGCCACGGCGGTCACCACCCGGCTGCCGTTCGCCCCCAGCCGATGGGGCAGTCCGCGCACGCCGACCTTGGCGTCGTCCGCCAGATCGGGCAACGTGTTCACAAAGTGGGCCGCACAGCCCAGCAGCGCGCCCAGGGCCACCAGCCACAGCGGCGGCAGCGGCGCACCGGGCAGCGAGAGCACCACAAAAGTCGGCAACAGCCCGAAGGACACCAGATAGGGCAGCACCGACCAGGCCGTCGCCTTGACGCCCAGGTCGTAGAGCCACGCCGACACCAACGCCAGCAGGTGGGCGGCGACCGCCCGCCACCCGCCGGGCAGGGAGAGCGCTATCGCCAGCAGCGCCGAACCCACGACCATGCCCACCACGGCGGTCGGGGCCAGCCGCCCCTGGGCCACCGGCTTGGCCACCCGCCCGGCGCGGGCGTCGCGGGACGCGTCCACCAGGTCGTTCAGCCAGCCGACGGACAGCTGGCCGGCCAGGACCGCGCCGGTCACCAGGGCCGCGCCCAGCGCCGAGTGCCCGAAGCTGACGGCCAGACAGACCGTGAGCCCCGTGACCACCAACACCGGAACGGGGTGCGCGGCGCGCACCCAGGCCCACGAGGTACCCGTCCATGACATGTGTGTGCGGTTACGCATCGCCAAGTATCTCCCACTCGTCCGTTCCGGTCGGCTCGTCCGTGTCGGTCGTCTCGTCGCTGCCGTCGCGTCTCGTCGGCGCCGTCGAGGCGGCCCCGGTCGAGTGTCAGCCCGCTCACCGGGAGCGCAGTAGGGCGCGCGGCCGGCGGCGCGCGCTGCCGGGGCCCGGCGGAGACCGGTGCGGGTACCGCTGCGTAGGCTGGGTGCGCCAGCGCGCCCCGACGAGCGCAGGGGCGAGGAAGGGCGTCAACTCCGTGGCACATCGCGTGATACCGGCTCACTATCTGGACGCTTACGCAGAGATTCTGGCCGAGGTCTCGGTCACCGGCCGTCGGCTCACCCGGCCGGAGGTGGACGAGCGCAGGGAGTTGGGGGAGCAGGCGGCGCGGGAGGGTCTCGGGCTGCGCGAGTTGATCCGCGGCCATCTGGCGGCCACCCGCGCGTTCTGGCTCGATCTGCCCGGCGTCGCGGAGGCGCCGGGCGCGCGCCAGGTGCGCTCGGCCGCCGCGTGCGTGCTGGCGGCGGCCGAGCAGGCGGTGGACGCGTTGGCCGAGGGGTACGAACGGGCGCAGCTGGTCGCGGTGCGCCGCGACGAGGCCGCCAGGCGTGAGTTCATCGACGATCTGCTCCACGGCCGGAGCGATCTGGGGGATCTCTCGGCTCGCGCCGAGCGCTTCGGGTTGCAGTTGGCGCACACCCACACGGTGGCGGTGGCGGAGAGCGGCCAACCGCACGACGACACCCACCCGTTGACCCGACGGGTGGAGACGGCGCTGACCGCCAGATTCGGTCAGCGGCAGGTGCTGCTCACCACCAAGGACGGCCGGCTGGTCTGTGTGGTGCCTGGGCATCACCCAGACGTGGTGGAGTACTTCGCCGAACAGGCCAGGATCGCCCTGTCGTTCGAGGGGAGCTGCCGGGTCGCGATCGGGCGCGCCCATCCGGGCCCCGGCGGCGTGGTCCAGTCCTTCGAGGAGGCGCTGAGCGCGCTGGAGCTGGCGGACCGGATGGGTCTTGAGCCAGCGGTGCTCAGGGCCTCGGAGCTGTTGGTCTTCCCGGTTCTCACCAGGAACCAGCACGCCATGGCCGATCTGGTGCGTACCGTGCTGGGCCCGCTGCGCGAGGCCAGGGGCGGCGCCGGCCCGCTGGTGCGCACCCTCGACGCCTACTTCGACGCCGGCTGTGTCTCGGCCGAGGCCGCTCGACAACTCGCCCTGAGCGTGCGGGCGTTCACCTACCGGCTCAAGCGGATAGCGACCCTGACCGGCGCCGATCCTGCCGACCCCATCCAGCGCTACACGCTCCAGACGGCCGTGATCGGCGCTCGTCTGCTGGGCTGGCCGGAGCGGGAGCTGTAACGCTCCCGCCCCGGCTCCGGCGCGCGGCGCCCGTGGGACGGAAGGCCGCTCGAACTCCCGTCCCACGGGGCGCGTTGACGTGGCCCGGCCGGCCTGGACCGACGACAAGAGGCCCCCACCTCGCTGTCGTCGCCGTCGGCTGCCCGCGTCACCGGCCCCCGGGTCGTGAGTGGGGGCGCTCCCCTCGCTCACCCTCGACCACATTCCGGTCACGCTTCGACATCCCACGCACCCAGGCCCGCCCCCCGTGGGCCACCTCACCCACCCACTTCCCCCGCTGCCGCCGCCCCCACGGCGGCACCAGCGGCGGTTCCCGGACCGGCCCCCCAGCGCGGCCCGGGAACCGCCTGCGGCGACGGGGGAGCGGGGCGCCCCCGGCCTCGACGTTCCCGTCGATCCTCCGGACGGGGGCCCTGACCGTCGGTGGTCGCGCGGTGCCGTCATGCCGGCTCCAGGCAACCATCTCCGGGAGGCCCGCTCCCTTGTCGCTGCTTCCTGCTGGTAATCAGATAGTGCCATCTCGGTGGTCAGGATTTCATTGCCAGAATCCGGCAATCTTAACGCTTCTTTAATGCCTGCCCGCCGCCGCGAACCCCGGTCACGCACCCGGCGGGGGTGCTCGCGGTCCGTGCTCGCTCCTCGGGTGGCATGCCCGCAATCCGCCGGCCCGCGCGAGGTGTTGACGGGGTGTGGGGGTGCCCCTATGGTCCGTTCGAGTGACTGAGCAGCGTCCGGCATGTCGAACGTTGAGGTCGGAGGGTCACTCGTCCGTGCGAGACCAGAAGCCAGAGGGCCCCCACCTTCAGGAGACCGCATGTCAACCAGGAGACTCAGGACGGGTCTCACCGCCGGCGCCCTGATCGTCGGCGTACTCGTCGTCGCGCCGCCCACCGTCGCCGACCCGGTGGCGGCGGAGACCGACTACAGCCTCTCCGTCGACGCCGGCGCGGCGGGCCCGGCCATCGACGACACGCTCTACGGCGTCTTCTTCGAGGACATCAACCAGGCGGCGGACGGCGGCCTCTACGCCGAGCTCGTCCAGAACCGCTCATTCGAGTACAACCAGGCGGACAACGCCTCGTTCACCCCGCTGACCGCCTGGCGGGAGATGTCGGTCGGCGCCACCGGCACCGCCGAGGCGGTGGACGACAGCGGCCGGCTGAACGAGAACAACCGCACCTATCTGCGGCTCGACCTGGACGGCGACGGCACCGCGCCCGAGGCCGGCTACGGCCTGGCCAACGCCGGCTGGGGCGGGATCGCCCTGGACGCGGGCGCCGCCTACGACTTCTCCGTCCAGGCCCGCACCGACCAGTCCCGCACCCCCCTGACCGTCCGACTGCGCGACGGGCAGGGGGCCGACCTCGCCGAACCGCTGACCCTCGACATCGCCGGCGACGGCTGGGCCCGCTACTCGGGCACCCTGCGCGCCACCGGCACCACCGACGCGGGCGAGATCGTCGTCACCGCCGGCGGCGCCGGCAGCGTGGCGCTCGACATGGTCTCGCTCTTCCCCCAGGACACCTATCTGGGCCGGGAGAACGGCCTCCGCCCCGACCTCGCCCAACGCGTCGCCGACCTGGAGCCCAGCTTCGTCCGCTTCCCCGGCGGCTGCGTCGTCAACACCGGCAGCCACGAGGCGTACGAGGCGCCCGACTTCCCGAGGGAGCGTTCCTTCCAGTGGAAGGAGACCGTCGGCCCGGTCGAGGAGCGGCCAACCAACCACAACTTCTGGGGGTACAACCAGTCCTACGGGCTGGGCTACTACGAGTACTTCCAGTTCAGCGAGGACATCGGCGCCCTGCCGCTGCCCGTGCTGCCCGCCCTGGTCACCGGCTGCGGCGAGGACCACCACACCGACGACCCCGAGCTGCTCCAGCGGCACATCCAGGACGCCCTGGACCTGGTCGAGTTCGCCAACGGCCCGGCCGACTCCGAATGGGGCGCGCTCCGCGCCGAGATGGGACACCCCGAGCCGTTCGGCCTCACCCATGTCGCGGTCGGCAACGAGGAGAACCTCGCCGAGGAGTTCTACGCCAACTTCGAGCGGTTCCGCGAGGCCATCGAGGCCGAGCACCCCGGCATCACCGTGGTGAGCAACTCGGGCCCGGGATCGAGCGGTCCGCTCTTCGACCACCTCTGGCGCCTCAACACCGAGGGCGGCGTCGAGCTGGTGGACGAGCACTTCTACAACTCGCCCGCCTGGTTCCTGGAGAACAACGACCGCTACGACTCCTACGACCGCGAGGGTCCCGACGTCTTCCTCGGCGAGTACGCCTCCCGGGACAACACCTTCTACAACGCCCTCGCCGAGGCGTCCTTCCTCACCGGCGTCGAACGCAACGCGGACATCGTCAAGATGACCTCCTACGCCCCGCTCTTCGCCCACGAGACCAACCACCAGTGGCATCCGGACCTGATCTGGTTCGACAACGACGAGTCCTGGCCGTCGGCCAGCTACGAGGTGCAGAAGCTGTTCAGCACCAACCGGGGCCACCAGGTGGTGCCCAGCGAGGCCAGCGGCACACCCGTCGCACTCGACCCGATCACCGGCGCGGTGGGCCTCGGCACCTGGCTCACCAGCGCCGCCTACGACGATGTGACGGTCACCTCGGCCGATGGGGCGACCCTCTTCGCTGAGGACTTCTCCGCCGGCGCCGACCGCTGGAGCGGGAACGGGAACGGGAGTTGGGCCGTCCAGGACGGCGCCTACGTCCAGGGCGACACCGCGGCCGAGGACGCGCTGGTCACCGCCGGCGACCCCGGCTGGCGGGACTACGACCTCAATGTGACCGCCACCAAGCAGGCCGGTGCGGAGGGCTTCCTGATCGCCTTCGGCGTCCAGGACACCGGCAACTACTACTGGTGGAACCTCGGCGGCTGGGGCAACACCTCGTCCGCCGTGGAACGGGCCGAGGGCGGGGCGAAGAGCACGCTGATCCAGAACGGCACCACGATCGAGACCGGCCGCGCCTACGACATCGAGATCCAGGTGCGGGGCCGCCAGGTCACCCTCCTGCTGGACGGCCAGGAGTGGGGCAGCTTCACGGACGACGCGATCGCCGAGCCGTTCCGCCAGGTGGTGACGCGCGATCTGGAGACCGGTGAGCTGATCGTCAAGGTGGTCAACGCGCAGCAGGACGCCGCCCGTACGACGATCGATCTGGGGACGGATGTCCAGGTCGGGACCAGTGCGGAGCTCACCGTGCTGCGGGGCGCCCCGGAGGCGGTGAACACCCGCACCGAGCGGCCCATCCAACCGGAGACCTCGACCCTGGACGGGGTGGACAGCACCTTCACCCACACCTTCCCGCCCTACTCCGTGACGTTCCTCCGGATCCCGACGGAGGGGGCGCCGGCGGACTAGCCATGCTCCCCGCCCCCGGTTCTGGTCATGGCCAGGACCGGGGAACGGAGAGTTGGCGTCCCGTTCGATCCGTCCGCCGATGGATCGAACGAGGCGACGCCTGATGGACGTCAACCCGGCGCCACATGGTTCCGAGTACAGCTCAGCCCAAGCTCCGGTTCTCGTCGGATTGGATGATCTATCAACAAAAATCCGTTAGGGTGACCGGCCATGACCCCCGAATCGCAGTGGCTCTCCGCGCCGGAGGGCCGCGCCTGGCGTTCCTACCTGCGGATGCACGGCCAACTGCGGGCGCGGCTGCTCCAACATCTGATGCGCGACTCGGGGCTCTCCGAGGCCGACTACGAGGTGCTGGTGACGCTGGCCGGTTCGCCCGACGGGCGGATGACCTCCCGCGAGGTGCGGTGCGCCCTGATCTGGGAGAAGAGCCGCCTCTCCCATCAGGTGCGGCGGATGGAGCAGCGGGGGCTGATCATCCGCGAGGTGAACCCGGCGGATGCCCGCAGTTCGCTGCTCCGCCTCACCGAGTGGGGCGGCGAGGTCATCGAACGCGCGGTGCCGCCGCATGTGGAGCGCGTGCGTGAACACTTTCTCAGCCTGCTGAGCCCCGCGGAGTTGGAACTGCTGACCAGGGTCGGCGAGCGGGTGCTGACCCATCTGGCGCGGGAGGACGAGGTCGACCCGCCGCGCGAGATCTGAGCCGGGCGGCGCCGCTCTCCCGCTCAGCCCTGGCTCGCGCGGATCGCCTGGAGCCCGTCGGTGGCCCGGTCGAGGTCGACCTGGTAGCGGGGGAGCACGCGCGTCAACTCCGCGTAGCCGCGCACCCCGTCGCCGGCCAGTCGGCGGATCTCGGCCCGCTGGCCGAGCCCCTGGCAGCCGGGCAGCACGGCGGCGCGGAACCGTCGCCGCTCCCGGATGAAGGGCATCGGCTCCTCCAGGCCCACCGGCCACCGACCACCCTCCCGCGCCAACACCCGTGGGTAGGTGGTCATCAGACGGGCCATCAGCAGCCGGGACGAGGCCGCCCCGGCGATCCGTTCGTCGGCCGGCACGGGGGACTCGTCGGCGGGGTCGAGGCGGGGCAGCGGGGGTGTGGCTCCCGAGAGCAGCGGACCGATGTTCTCGGGAACACCGCCCGTGGGGTCGGCCAGATGCGCGGACGCCAGCGTGGTGCGGGCGTGCGCCAGCGCGAATCTGCGGGATCTGGCGGCCTCGATCACCGGAACGCCCTCGCGGCCGATGGCGCCCAGCGCGTAGAGCACCGGGGTGTGGTCCGTGCGCGGCCGGACGTCCCGTTCCTCCTCGTCGCGCCGCGCCACATTGCGGTACAGCAGAAATGCGTTGATGCCCCGTTGGTAGGCCAGGCCGGCGCGGGTGGTGCGGCCGGCCTCCTGAAGCTCCCGGGCCTGTCGCCAGGCGTCGAGCGCCTCCTCCAGGCGGCGTCGGGTGTCGCGTGCCATCGTCCATCCCGTGGTGAGCGTTCGTCGGCGCGGGGGTGGCGCGCCGCCCCCACACCACGCTACCGGGTGGTCCTGACGGTCCTGACGGTCCTGGTGGTTCGAGGTGGGCTGGGTGGGGAGCGGGGCGGACTGCTTGTCCGGGCAACTCGGTGAGTTACCGGACAGCTACGGAGGGTTGTTTGCCAGCCTGGTGAGTTGGCGCCCATGTGTGACATCTTTGCCGATGATTGACCGATGTGGCGCCAACAGTGAGCGCGGACCTGGGCATCCCCTGTCGCCGTGCCCCTCGCGCTGCCGGCGGTCTCAGGCGGAGTCCGGTCGGGCAGCGGGCTCCGGGAGCGGGTGTGCGATCAGCGCGAAGCGGTGGCAACTGACGCGCATCGGCTGACCGTTGCTCATCCGCTGGTGCAGCGCGTCCAGTCGCTCAGCATAGCGATCGACGTCGAAGTCCGGTACATGCCAGGGGGTGATGCGCAGGAACAGCACCAGCGCGGCGATGTCCGAGATCTGGTCCCCGACCAGCGCCTCCTCCTGCCAGTCGACCGCGAAGCCGCCACTCGTCAACTCCGCCACCGCGGACGCCAGGGAGAAGCCCCGATAGGTGTGGGGCGGGGCGCCCAGGGCCGCGTTCACCTCCTCCAGATCACGGCCGCCGACCTGCTGGGTGACGAACACGCCGTCCTCCGTCAGCACCCGGCGCAACTCGGCCGGGTCGTAGGCCGTGTGACGGCTGACGACCAGCTGGAACGAGGCGTCGGGAAAGGGGAGCCGGCCGTCCTCGCCCGGCTCCACCACCGTCACGCCCAGCGGTTCGAGGCGTCGGCTGGCGATCGGCACGTTGGGCGGGTACCCCTCGGTGGCCGCCACCCGGGCCGGCAGCGGGCCGAGCGAGGAGAGCAACTCGCCACCCCCCGTGCCCAGATCGAGCAGTGAGCCGACCCTTGGCAGCCGCTCCCGTACCAGGCGCTCATAGCTCCACGGCAGGATCTCCCTCGGGTCCGGCAGTCGGCCCTCGAAGCGCGTGAAGTCCCAGCCCTCGAACGGAGTTGTGAGCCCCTCATCGATCAGCACCCGCAGTGCGTCATTCCCCATGCGGGCCATTCTGTGAGGCCGACGACCGGCCCGCCAGAAGGTTTCCGACTGACCGCGGCGGATCTCGGCGGATCGCGACTGGTGGCGGTGGATCGCGGTGGGGCGCGGCTGGTCATGGTGGGCCCGCGTCGGCGCGCTGTCGGGCCGCGAGGGCGTGGGCGGCTTCTCGGGTGGCCGGATAGAGGTCGCGGTAGAGACCATAGAGCTGCGCGTAGCCCGCCGCCGTCGTGGGGTCGGGCTCCACCCGCTGCTCGATCGGGTTCCAGGAGGCGATGGCCGTCGGCGCCGCCCGGCCGGTGCCCACCGCGGCCAGGAAGGCGTCGCCATAGGCCGCGCCGATGGTGTGCCGGGGCATCTCCTGCGGCCGGCCGGTGACGTTCGAGACGATACGGGGCCACAGCTCCCTGGCCCCGCCGCCCACCGCCACCAGCCGTGTGACCTGACCGCCGGCGGCGTCCATCGCCTCCAGATGGTGACGCACCCCGAAGGCCGTCGCCTCCAGGGCGGCGCGGTACAGATGGCCGCGCCCATGGCGCAGCGTCAACCCCAGCACCAGACCACGCGCGTCGGGATCGAACAGCGGGGTCCTCTCACCGGCGAAGTAGGGCAGCATCAGCAGCCCCTCGGCGCCCGGCGGCAGCGTGCCCGCCTCCGCCGCCAGGGTCTCGTAGTCGGTGCCCGTGAGATCCCGCAGCCAGCCGGTGACCGCACCCGAGGTGGCCATGCCGCCGGCGAGACAGTAGGTGTCGGGGAAGACGCCCCTGGCGCACCAGAGATCCGGGGTGGGGCGAGGCGCGGTCACGACGTTGACCAGGAACATCGTGGTGCCGTACATCAGCATGAGGTCCCCTGGCTCTGCGACGCCCACGGCGGTGGCCTCGGCCCAGGCGTCGACCGTGCCGGCCACCACGGGGGTGCCGGCGGGGAGGCCCGTCGCGGCCGAGGCCTCCCTGGTGACCTCGCCGACGACCTCCGCCGGCCACACCAGCCGGGGCCATTCGAGGCCGGGCGCCACCTCCTCGCACCACTCCTCGATCCACCGGCCGCGCCGCAGGTCGTAGAGGGGCACGCACTGGCTGGCCGAGTGGTGGTCCAGGACGTAGGCGCCGGTGAGCCGGTACACCAGATGGGAGCTCGCCATGAACCAACGCCGGGCCCTGGCGTACACCTCGGGCTCCGCGTCTCGCAGCCAGGCGAGCTTGGGCCCGACCGCCTGGCTGGTCAGCGGCGACCCGCAGCGCTCCAGCACCTCGGCGGTGCCGAACCGGTCGCGCTGCCGCTCGATCTGCTCGCCGGCCCTGGTGTCCACGCCGTAGAGGATGGCCGGGCGCAGCGGGGAACCGTCCGCTTCGGTGGGCAGCAGGCAGGGGCCGATGCCGCTGACGCCCACGGCGGCGATGGACTCGTCCGGCGGTGCCTGGGCGCGGAGTTGGGCGACGAGCGTTCGGAAGTCGCGCCACCACACCGCCTCCGCGTCGTGCTCCACCCAGCCGGGACGGGGGGTGGAGGTCCGGTGCTCCGTGACGGCCTGGGCGACGAGGGTGCCGTCGGGGCGCAGCAGCACGCCCTTGGAGCCTGAGGTGCCGATATCGATTCCGAGCAGCAGGGGCATGGCACGCTCCGAAGGTGTCGAGGGGCGGCTGGGGTGGGCGTGTGCGTCCGGGACATGGCCGGGAATCCGTCGGTCGAGCACGGATCCTAGGCGCGGATGTCGAGGCGCTGACCGGGTGGGCCGCTGACTGGTGGGTGTTGGCCGGATGGGCGTTGGCAGTGCCGGGACGGCGGGATCGTCGTAGCCTGGGCCTATGCCCGAACTGTCGGATGTCGAGGCGTATCGCCGCGTCCTGGCCGAATGCGGGCCGGGACATCGCGTCGAGCGTGTCGAGGTGAGGGACGCCGGAGTGCTGCGCGGCGGCCTCACCGCCGGACGGCTGCGGGACGCCCTCGCCGGGAGCCGCGTCACCGAGCCGCGACGCCACGGCAAGTGGCTGATCATGCACACCGAGGGGCCCGCGTTGCTCCTCCACTTCGGGATGACCGGGCAACTGGTCTGTGCCCGGGCGGCCGAGGCCCCGGCGGCGCACGACCGGGTGCTGTTCACCCTGGACGACGACCGGCAACTCCGTTTCCGGGACCAGCGCAAACTGCGCGGTATCTGGCTCGCCCCCACTCCTGGCGATGTCGACCACCTGCTCGCCGACCAGGGGCCCGACGCCCTGGGCATCAGCCGGGCGCAGCTGACCGACGCGCTCTCCGGGCGCCCCCGACAGCTCAAGGCCGCGCTGCTGGACCAGTCGGCCATCGCGGGCCTTGGCAACCTGCTCTCCGACGAGATCCTCTGGCACGCGCGGCTGCACCCGGCCCGGCGCACCAACCAACTGAGCGGGGAGCAGCGTGGCCGCCTCGGCCGGTCGTTGCACCAGGTGCTGCGCGTCTCCGTCCGGGCCGGACACGTGCCGGCTCGACGCTCGTGGCTGACCGGGCACCGCGACAGCGAGCACGGCGGCTGTCCGCGCTGCGGCACGGAGCTGGCCCATGGCAGGTACGCCGGTCGGGGGACCGTCTGGTGCCCCCACGACCAGCCGGCGCCCGCCGGCTGACCTCCCCGTACGGCGAAGCCTCCCGCTGCGCCATTGGAGTCGGGCTCAATCCCTTCGGCGCGTGCCGATCGGTCGGCAACCGGGCGGCTGCCTACTGTCCGGAACCGAGACGCGCGCGCCCACCGGAAGCGCTGTCGCTCAGCCCGCCGCACGAAGGAGACCTCCCCATGACCGACGACTTCGTCCTCGATGTGACCAGGATTCGCGACGAGGCCAGGGCACGGATGGAGGCCGGACCGGTGACCGACACCTACGGCCTCAACCACGACCGGGTTATCGGGGTGCTCAACGACGTGGTCGCCACCGAGGTGGTGTGCTGGCTGCGCTACACCCGGCACGCCATCGCCGCCACCGGGATCGACCGCGCCCAGGTGTCCGCGGAGTTCACCGAGCACGCGAAGGAGGAGATGGACCACGCGCTGCGCGCGGCCGAGCGTGTCTCCCAGCTCGGCGGCAACCCCGACTTCGACCCCGCCACCCTGGCCAAGCGCGCCACCACCGATTACACCGCGCCGCGTGACGGCGATCTGGAGGCGATGCTCAAGGACAACCTGCTGGCCGAGCGCATCGTGATCTCCACCTACCAGGAGATCATCCGCTGGCTCGGCAACGAGGACCCCACCACCCGGCGGCTGCTGGAGTCCATCCTGGAGGAAGAGGAAGAGCACGCGGACGACCTGGTGGACTTGTTGGGTATCTGAGCCGGCGCGCGGAGCACCGCCGCTCGCCCACTCCGTCGCCGGCCACCCCGGGCGAGCCCGCCCGGGGTGGCCGCCTCGTCTAGGCAGTCCCCTCATGCTCCACCGCTTCGGTCAGCCCGCCTCGCGCCATCGACGGCGGCGCGCCGCCGCCCCGAGGCTCGGGCACCGGACGGAACTGGGCGGCCTGGAGATCGTGCAGCTCGCGGAAGTGCCCGCCCTCCGCGCGGGAGAGCAACTCCTCCGGGGTGCCGGACTCCACCAGCCGGCCCTCGTGCAGCACATGGACCACGTCGGCCTGGCGTACCGAGGCCATCCGGTGGGTGATCAGCACGATGGTCTCGCCCTGGTCGGCGAGTGACCTGATCTGCTCGAAGACCCGCTGCTCCGCACGCGCGTCCAGGGCCGCCGTGGGCTCGTCCACCACGAGCAGCGGCGCGTCCCGGTAGTGCGCCCTGGCGATGCCCAACCGCTGCCACTGCCCGCCAGAGAGCTGATGGCCGCCCTGGA
This region includes:
- a CDS encoding MarR family winged helix-turn-helix transcriptional regulator, whose translation is MTPESQWLSAPEGRAWRSYLRMHGQLRARLLQHLMRDSGLSEADYEVLVTLAGSPDGRMTSREVRCALIWEKSRLSHQVRRMEQRGLIIREVNPADARSSLLRLTEWGGEVIERAVPPHVERVREHFLSLLSPAELELLTRVGERVLTHLAREDEVDPPREI
- a CDS encoding class I SAM-dependent methyltransferase; amino-acid sequence: MGNDALRVLIDEGLTTPFEGWDFTRFEGRLPDPREILPWSYERLVRERLPRVGSLLDLGTGGGELLSSLGPLPARVAATEGYPPNVPIASRRLEPLGVTVVEPGEDGRLPFPDASFQLVVSRHTAYDPAELRRVLTEDGVFVTQQVGGRDLEEVNAALGAPPHTYRGFSLASAVAELTSGGFAVDWQEEALVGDQISDIAALVLFLRITPWHVPDFDVDRYAERLDALHQRMSNGQPMRVSCHRFALIAHPLPEPAARPDSA
- a CDS encoding FGGY-family carbohydrate kinase, whose protein sequence is MPLLLGIDIGTSGSKGVLLRPDGTLVAQAVTEHRTSTPRPGWVEHDAEAVWWRDFRTLVAQLRAQAPPDESIAAVGVSGIGPCLLPTEADGSPLRPAILYGVDTRAGEQIERQRDRFGTAEVLERCGSPLTSQAVGPKLAWLRDAEPEVYARARRWFMASSHLVYRLTGAYVLDHHSASQCVPLYDLRRGRWIEEWCEEVAPGLEWPRLVWPAEVVGEVTREASAATGLPAGTPVVAGTVDAWAEATAVGVAEPGDLMLMYGTTMFLVNVVTAPRPTPDLWCARGVFPDTYCLAGGMATSGAVTGWLRDLTGTDYETLAAEAGTLPPGAEGLLMLPYFAGERTPLFDPDARGLVLGLTLRHGRGHLYRAALEATAFGVRHHLEAMDAAGGQVTRLVAVGGGARELWPRIVSNVTGRPQEMPRHTIGAAYGDAFLAAVGTGRAAPTAIASWNPIEQRVEPDPTTAAGYAQLYGLYRDLYPATREAAHALAARQRADAGPP
- a CDS encoding Fpg/Nei family DNA glycosylase yields the protein MPELSDVEAYRRVLAECGPGHRVERVEVRDAGVLRGGLTAGRLRDALAGSRVTEPRRHGKWLIMHTEGPALLLHFGMTGQLVCARAAEAPAAHDRVLFTLDDDRQLRFRDQRKLRGIWLAPTPGDVDHLLADQGPDALGISRAQLTDALSGRPRQLKAALLDQSAIAGLGNLLSDEILWHARLHPARRTNQLSGEQRGRLGRSLHQVLRVSVRAGHVPARRSWLTGHRDSEHGGCPRCGTELAHGRYAGRGTVWCPHDQPAPAG
- a CDS encoding ferritin-like domain-containing protein; translation: MTDDFVLDVTRIRDEARARMEAGPVTDTYGLNHDRVIGVLNDVVATEVVCWLRYTRHAIAATGIDRAQVSAEFTEHAKEEMDHALRAAERVSQLGGNPDFDPATLAKRATTDYTAPRDGDLEAMLKDNLLAERIVISTYQEIIRWLGNEDPTTRRLLESILEEEEEHADDLVDLLGI